Within Psychrobacter sp. AH5, the genomic segment GACTTCTTGCATAACTCACTGATGCTAGTGACCGCTTTGAACCGTCATGTTGGCTATGAGAACGCGGCGAAAATCGCTAAGACCGCTTATAAAGAAAACAAAACCTTGAAGCAAGTCGCCGTTGAGCTGGACTTGATGACTGAAGCGCAGTTCGATGAGTGGGTCACACCTGCCGATATGGTACATCCTTCTTAATTTAAATTACGTTATTAGAGTGAGTTAGCGATAGCGTAACCCGCCTGTTTGATTTCAATCAACAAGACCTTGTCATTGCATATGGCAAGGTTTTTTTGGTCTTAGCAAACTAAGGTTTTAGAGTTCCTAGTTATCTATATAAAAAGCGCCTAAATTTGCGAAACAATGTCTTACGCTCAGATAACAAGGCCGCTCATATTTTTAACAGCACTTCTTGCCACATAAGTTAAACTAGAGACTTAAATAAGCGCGATAAAACTAGGGCGTGTTGAACATTGGCGACAAATTAATGGCAAAAAAAATAGCGAACGGTTAATCTTTAAGTTCTCACACAAAAAAGATATCGTTCGCTATGCCTCGCACCATGCTCAAAGATGAACACTGGACAAGACTGAAACCTATATTACTAGAACTTAATATCTATGACAAAGGAAATCTTAGACAAACGGTTGAAGGCGTGCTTTATCGCATGCGTGTTGGCTGTCCTTGGCGCGACTTACCCGAGTGTTTTGGCAAGCCTAATACCATCTATAAAGCTTACCAGCGCTGGTTTCGCAGTAATAAGCTGATGGCATTATTTACGTTACTGATCAAAGACGCAGACCTTGAGTGGGTCTTTATCGATGGCACTCATATTAAAGCGCATCAGCACAGCAGTAGTGGCAATGAGAATCTACAATCCATTAGTAAAAGTGTGGCAGGCCGCGCGACCAAGATTCACTTGGCAGTTGATGCGCATGGCAATCCGATCACCTTTATCTTGTCAGATGGCACAACCCACGATGTCAAAGTCGCACCTGATTTAATAGACAAGGTTGACTTGAGTAATACAGATGTTTTATGTGCCGATAAAGGCTATGATTCTGATGCACTACGAGCGCATATTGAACAATCAGGGACGCATGATAACATCCCTCGAAAAAGAAACACTCAGTCTTCTAACGACCATATGGACTGGGACTTATATAAAGCCAGGCATCTAGTAGAAAACGCTTTCGCTAAGCTAAAACAGTATAGGGCGGTTGCCACTAGATTTGATAAGCTCAAGCAGAGTTATGAAAATACGGTCGCTCTTGCTTGTGCTTATATCTGGCTCAAATTATGAATGTTCAACACGCCCTAATTTAATAAAAATAAAAACTAGTAAATTCAATTTTGCGTGGCGCTTATTTATAAATACTATAATTATTAATTAAGGTACTATAATGAAAAATCTAACCGTAGCATTATCATCAGCCGCTATTATGATGGCAGCGTTAGGTTCAGGTTCTGCCATGGCTTACTCAGATAATGTCATGGAGCCAAGTGAGAGTTATGACACCGCTATCAAGCATAGACAAGTAAACTACACTTGCCTAAATAATAATAAAATCAGCGTGACTTACGGCTTTAATAAGCAGTATTTGCCTACCTTTGCTGAGGCTACTTTGAATGGTAAAACAAGGTTTTTACCGATTAATTTAGCGCGTACGGACAATGTCTCAACCGTGTTTGGTGATGAAGACAACTTTAGTATTATGACCGGACCTCTACGTTTAAATAACTATCATAAGTCCTCGGCTAATATTCAAAACGCTAAGAGCGAAATCGTTTATAAAGGCTGTGAAGTGGCTTCTATTGTGAAGATTAAAGGTTAGTTTGTAGCAGAATAATATCTTCATTCTATCCATAAAGACCTTGCTATTACTTTAGCGAGGTCTTTTTTTGATCTTAGCTTTTGCTATGAGTTTGATAAATATTTACATGATAAGCTAAGCGTAGGGTGTCGCCCCGCGCACCATCGTTGAAAGCTATCTTTGAATCGATGCGCAAGACGACACCCTATCGTAAATAGATATTTAAAAGCTCATTTAAAATAAAAAGGACATATAGATAATCTATATGCCCTTAATCATTGAACTAAGTCTTCATTGAAGCTTGACTATCTTTTATTTAATTTCAAGCTTTTTACGCTCTGAGCCGGTCTCTTTGGGTAGTACTAGCTTTAGTATGCCGTTTTCGTAAGAGGCTTCTGCTGCATCTACCTTAACTTTGTCAGGTAATTGGAAGCTACGAGATACAGAGCCAAAGTAGCGCTCGCTACGTAAGACCTTATTATTCTCTTTTTGTTCATCATGCTGCGCAATCTCGGCGCTAATAGAGACAATATCTCCAGTGATCGATAGGTCGATATCTTCCTTGGCTACGCCCGGTATCTCAGCATTGACATAGAACTTATCGTCTTTTTCATTGACATCAATCTTAATCTGACCCGCACTAGGTAGTGCTTCGCCATGGAGCGGGCGCATCAAAAAACTAGGGGCCATCTCATCAAAGAAGTTGTCAAAGATTGAATTACGTGTGACTAATTTACTCATAACAGTCTCCTTATCATTGATCGTTTATTGTGTATCTAACCTACTTTATATATAAAGGTTAGCTATAGAATTTCAAGTGTTAAAGCCTATTAATTTTATACCATAAAAAAAGCCGAGCAAATCGCTCAGCCTTCTCTTATTGAGCCTGTGAAAACCGAAAAGCCTAGAATTTATAAAGTAAACCCAGCGTCGTGGTTGCTTCGGTACGTGAGTCTACCATCGGGCTATCGTATTGCTCATTTGGCAGATAGCTTAAGCTTTGGTTAAAAAATCCAGCCCAGCGCTCGTTAAAGTCGTAGTTGGCACTGACATTGATATAAGGGTTTAAGCTTGAATTGGCTTTATAAGCGGCAACGCCTGTTTTTGCCGACTCTTCAGCCGTGACGCCATAATAGTACTCATTATACTCATCATCATAATACTCAAAACCTATACTTGGATAGACGGTGAGCTTGTCTTTGGTGATACGAGCCAAGTAAGTTAAGCGAGCACTAGAGCCGCCACTATGATCTAGGACGTCAGTGGCCACTTGCGCGCGAAAACCGCCAACCGGGGTACGGCGCAGATAAGTGATACCAGCAGCGGCAGATATTTTACGCTCATTAAGACCTTGCAGCGCACCATTGGCATCATCAGGATCAAAAGAGTTGCCAGCTAACTGAGCGTAGGCGGATAGTTGGTTAGTACCATCGTTGATGGCATAGACACCAGCGCTAGCACCGCGCGCATAAAATCTATTGTTATCATAAAACACGCCCGGCAACACTCGTATTTCATTGTCGTCCAAGTCATAAGCGCTATTGACATATAACGCGTTGACGCCCACGCTAAGCTGAGCGTCTTGGTCGGCAGGTAGGTTTTTGAAAGGAGCAGCATTTGCGCTGCTAGCGGCCCCTAATAGCATCGTAGTGGCTAAGACAGCAAGTACCGGGCGATTTATGACGCTTGTAGCGGATTGTTTAAACATAGTTGGGTCTCGTAAGCTTGAAAGTTAAGTTCAAAATGAGTTCAGCGTTAGGGCTTAAGGGGTTATTTATTCTATAGGTTGTTCAGTAGCTGCCAGTATTTGCAAAATTTGATTATGAATATCTTGCCACCACCAAACGAAGGCTATGACGATAATGAGCATCACTATCCAAGGAAGTATTTGCTCAATGAGGCTAGTTTTAGCCGGTTCTGGCATAAAACTTTTGGGGTCAATATAAGTCGGATAATGACTGATGTAACTATCGCGATTACCCTCATCAGTATCGATAGTAGTAGATTCTTTACCAGCAGTTTTAGCCCCTTTAGTTAAGTTTACAGGGATTTGGCTGTTATTATCAGCAAATATATTGGTAAGTGGCGGATTATTATCAATAACTTGGTTACTATTGACAAAAACATTATGAGAGTGGCTTGCATAGCTTTGTTGCACAGCGTTTTGATAAGCCATTTGCGCCTCAGCTATAGCCGCTTGTTGTGCTTGCTCGTGCTGACGATAGATCCAAGCAATAGGTAGCGCAATAATCAACCCGGTAATAGCGCCGCCGATATGACCGGCATTATCGATACCTGGCACTGCAAAGCCGTACACTAAGTTGATACCCATAATGAGAACTAAGCTTTTTAGATTGAGCACCATGCCATTGACCGACATCTTAAAAAACGCCGCTACTAGTAACGCTGCACCGATGCCCATGATACCGCCTGATGCGCCAGCGGATAGACCGGGCTGGCCGCTACCGTCTATGATAGCTTGCCAAGTCACCTGATTATTTAGCACATTACCGCCGACTACCGCTAATAAAAATAACGCCAAAAATTTAGCAGAGCCAAACATCGGCTCGGCGATTTGACCAAAAAAATACATCGCAAAGCTATTAAACAATAAATGCATCAGGCCAATATGTAAAAACCCGCTACTCACTAAGCGCCAAGGCTCATCGCCTAGAGTATAAGGCAAAGCATTTGCGCCCCAATTCAATAGCTGCTCAGTAGAGGGGTTATTGGCATCAACGCCGGTTAGCAGCTGGATTATAAACAGCCCAATAAAGCTGATTAGTAATAAGGTAGTGACAGGTGCAGTACTAAATAATTGTTTTAGAGTCATAAATGAGGCTAATTATTGATAGAGGTGGCTTTGGTGTAACTGCTAAGAGTATAAAGGCTAAGAGCGCTATAAAAAAGAATAGCTATGTATCAAAGCACTAAGCCTAAAGCTTTGCTATGGCAAACGGACAAAAAAGACTATTTAGCAATACTCAGCGCTACCAACGCATCGGCGCCAGATACGGCAAAGCGGATTTGAGCTGCTCATAACTGCCATTGACTAAGATATCATCGGTGACTTTGTTAATATCGGTATGACCACAAAACGCCATAGTGATATCGCACTCGTTATAAATTAGCTCCAGCGCCCGGCGCACCCCATCCTCGCCATAAGCGCCCAATCCGTACAGAAAGGCACGACCGATCATGGTACCATTAGCGCCTAACGCTATGGCCTTGAGCACGTCTTGCCCTGAGCGAATACCACTATCGAGCCAAATCTCAATCTGACTATTCTCCGCCCGCACTGCTTGCACGATATCGCTAAGCGCGGCGATAGAGGAGGGCGCGCCATCGAGCTGACGACCGCCATGATTGGACACCACCAAAGCATCCGCGCCGCTACGTGCCGCCAGTATCGCATCCTCAGGCTCCATAATACCTTTTATAATCAGCTTGCCGCCCCATTGATCTTTGATACGCGCCACATCGTCCCAGCTTAGCCCCGGATCAAACTGCTCCGCCGTCCATGCCGAGAGTGAGGAGATATCCTCGACATCTTTGGCATGACCGACGATATTGCCAAAGGTGCGCCTTTTTGTGCCCAGCATATTTAGACACCATTCAGGCTTGGTCATCAGATTGAGGATATTAGCCAAAGTTGGCTTGGGCGGCGCGGAGAGGCCGTTTTTGATATCTTTGTGCCGTTGGCCCAGCACTTGCAAATCCGCGGTTAATATTAGCGCCGAACAGTTTGCAGCTTTGGCGCGGCGTATTAGATTCGCCATAAAGTCTTGATCGCGCATCACATAGAGCTGAAACCAAAACGGCGCACTAGTATTCTCAGCGACATCTTCAATCGAGCAGATACTCATGGTCGACAAGGAAAAAGGAATACCGAATTTTTCAGCGGCGCGCGCGGCATGAATCTCGCCATCCGCCCACATCATGCCCGTAAATCCGGTCGGTGCAATAGCGACAGGCATGGCTACTTTTTCGCCAACCATAGTCGTTGCCAGCGAGCGATTTTCCATATCGACCAGTACCCGCTGACGCAGTTTGATACGATCAAAGTCGGTCTCGTTATTGCGATAAGTGGTCTGCGTCCATGAGCCTGAATCGACATAATCATAAAACATGCGCGGCACTTTGCGCGCGGCTACTTGGCGCAGATCTTCTATTTCGGTAATTTTACTCAAATCTTTCATAGCAGTCTCGAGATTGTAATATTAGTTATTTTAGTGCTGGTTTTATACTATTAATTGCTGCAAATCCAATACCGAAAAAGGGTAATCTAAACGCTGTGTTGGCGTGAGAACTACAGGGATAGCGGTAGCCAATTGCATCATGAGCGCCTCATCAAAGTCGCTGATATCGACATAGTGATAATGGATAGGCTCTACCGCTGCTAATTGCCTCATTAGACCTTCAGCGATATCACATAAATGACAGCCCGTAGTGCCTAGCAGCCAACATTGCTGAGATTTTTCAGCATCGCCAAACCTAGGCAGCTGGTTTGTAATAGCGTCACGCAGCTGCTTGACAGCTGTATAGTCATTAGTAGTCATAGTTATATTCTTATTAGCATCATAGTTACCTTGCCTATAGTAGGCTAGTGAATAGCAGTTTTAAGCCATTTAAACTTGTGGTCTATTAGCAGCTTGCCCTTATTGCCTGTAATTAAAGTTTTGTTTGCAAGATACAGACATGATAGAGAAATCGTCTAAATAATGACAGTCTCAATGTGAGCGACAATGCTAATAACAGCGATTGTAACAGTGACAGCGAATGTGAGATTGGGTAAGATAGCTTGCCGATAGTTTTTATCACGGCTCATTTTATGGCTTTATTTTGAGGCAAGGCGACTAAACACTGATATTAAGTGACCTCTTCACCCATTTGGATATTTTGCGCATGACGAGTTTTGGCAGTTTTTTCAAGCGTTTATTAGGAGCGATTATCCTGATAATTGTCGCTTTTCATTTATTAGTAGCCGCGCTGCTACTGATATGGAAGTTTCAGCCTATCAATAATAGTATGTTTATGCTGACTCATAGATTGACAGGCGGCGAGGTCACGCAGCAGTGGGTGGAGTATGATGCTATTGCCAAATCTGCTAAGCAAGCGGCGATAGTCAGTGAGGATTCGACCTTTAGCCAGCATCATGGTTTTGATATGAAAGGTATAAAAGATGCCCAGAAAAAAAACGAAGCTACTGGCAAGACCTCAGCAGGCGGCTCAACGATCACCCAGCAATTGGCCAAAAATCTATTTTTGACCTCACATCGCTCTTATGTGCGTAAGGCTGACGAGGCGGTTATTACCTTAATGATAGAAACTCTATGGGATAAGCAGCGTATCTTGACCGCGTACCTTAATGTGGCTGAATTTGGTAACGGTATCTACGGTATTGAAGCGGCAGCCAATCATTATTTTGATAAATCAGCGGCCAATCTCAATCGCGATGAGTCGGCGCTACTGATTAGTATGCTCACCAATCCTAAATATTATCAAGACAATCAAGGCGATAGACGCTTGCGTAATAAGCAGCGCATTGTCAAAAAACGCATGAAAAACGCAGTATTACCTTAAAAGCTCTGACACTTAATAAAGCGCTACTAGTCCTCTAACGACAAACCAAAGCATTTACGCTAGTATGGATATTATCAGCATTATAATCCTAGTACTATGATTCTAATACTATGATTTCAGCACTATGATCTAAGTATTACAATGTGGATTAATCAATATAAATATAGCTAAGTTTGAATAACGACTACTTCTTAATAATGATTGGGTTTGAACACGATAGGGAGCAATAATATGGCGGATAGCAAGCAGAAAATGGCGAGTGTCAATACTATCAATACTAGTACTGATAATAATAGCAATAATGAGCAAATCGCTGAAAATAGCCCTAAGCATTTAGCTGCCGAGCACCTAACTCATATCGACTGGCAGCGCTCGGGCGATGGTAGTTATTCGCCAAGCAGCTATATCAATCGCGATTTGTCGTTATTACAGTTTAATCTACGGGTATTGGCACAAGCGGCGAGTCCTCGCCATCCGCTATTAGAACGGTTGTTTTTTTTGATTATATTCTCCTCCAACATGGATGAGTTTTTTGAGATTCGAGTCGCTGGTATTATGCAAAAGCTCAATATCGGTGATGTGGCTAGCAGCCCGCACGGTATGCGCCCAAGCGAGATCTTAAGCGAGATATCAGCGGTGGCTCATGACGCTATCGACGAGCAGTACCGTATCTTAAACGAAGATATCTTGCCAGCGCTCGCTGAGGAGGATATTCGTTATTTGCGCCGTGATGAGCTAAATAGCGAACAGTCAGCTTGGATGAAACGCTACTTTATTGAGCAAGTCTCGCCGGTGTTGACGCCTATCAGTATCGATCCGGCGCATCCTTTTCCGCGTCTGGTCAATAAGAGCCTAAACTTTATCGCCACTTTGGAGGGTAAAGACGCCTTTGGCCGCGATATTAATCTAGCTATTGTGCCGGCGCCGCGCAGTTTGCCGCGCGTCATTCGTCTGCCTGATGAGCTAACGGGCGGCAAAGAGCATCATGTTATGCTCTCAGCGGTGATTCATGAGCACGTCGGCGAGCTGTTCCCAGGAATGAATGTCACCGGTTGTCATCAGTTTCGCTTAACTCGCAATGCTGATTTGGATCTGGCTGATGACGTCGATGATATTGCCAAGGCGCTAGAGGGCGAGCTTGAAAACCGCCGTTTTGGTGATGAAGTTCGTTTGGAGGTTACCACCGATTGTCCAACGCCTATCAGCGATTATCTGCTTAACGAGTTTGATTTGCATGACAATCAGCTCTACCGCGTCAATGGACCGGTGAATCTTACCAGGCTATTATTTGATTTTAAT encodes:
- a CDS encoding IS5 family transposase, with the translated sequence MPRTMLKDEHWTRLKPILLELNIYDKGNLRQTVEGVLYRMRVGCPWRDLPECFGKPNTIYKAYQRWFRSNKLMALFTLLIKDADLEWVFIDGTHIKAHQHSSSGNENLQSISKSVAGRATKIHLAVDAHGNPITFILSDGTTHDVKVAPDLIDKVDLSNTDVLCADKGYDSDALRAHIEQSGTHDNIPRKRNTQSSNDHMDWDLYKARHLVENAFAKLKQYRAVATRFDKLKQSYENTVALACAYIWLKL
- a CDS encoding adhesin codes for the protein MKNLTVALSSAAIMMAALGSGSAMAYSDNVMEPSESYDTAIKHRQVNYTCLNNNKISVTYGFNKQYLPTFAEATLNGKTRFLPINLARTDNVSTVFGDEDNFSIMTGPLRLNNYHKSSANIQNAKSEIVYKGCEVASIVKIKG
- a CDS encoding Hsp20/alpha crystallin family protein — its product is MSKLVTRNSIFDNFFDEMAPSFLMRPLHGEALPSAGQIKIDVNEKDDKFYVNAEIPGVAKEDIDLSITGDIVSISAEIAQHDEQKENNKVLRSERYFGSVSRSFQLPDKVKVDAAEASYENGILKLVLPKETGSERKKLEIK
- a CDS encoding MipA/OmpV family protein encodes the protein MFKQSATSVINRPVLAVLATTMLLGAASSANAAPFKNLPADQDAQLSVGVNALYVNSAYDLDDNEIRVLPGVFYDNNRFYARGASAGVYAINDGTNQLSAYAQLAGNSFDPDDANGALQGLNERKISAAAGITYLRRTPVGGFRAQVATDVLDHSGGSSARLTYLARITKDKLTVYPSIGFEYYDDEYNEYYYGVTAEESAKTGVAAYKANSSLNPYINVSANYDFNERWAGFFNQSLSYLPNEQYDSPMVDSRTEATTTLGLLYKF
- a CDS encoding rhomboid family intramembrane serine protease, which produces MTLKQLFSTAPVTTLLLISFIGLFIIQLLTGVDANNPSTEQLLNWGANALPYTLGDEPWRLVSSGFLHIGLMHLLFNSFAMYFFGQIAEPMFGSAKFLALFLLAVVGGNVLNNQVTWQAIIDGSGQPGLSAGASGGIMGIGAALLVAAFFKMSVNGMVLNLKSLVLIMGINLVYGFAVPGIDNAGHIGGAITGLIIALPIAWIYRQHEQAQQAAIAEAQMAYQNAVQQSYASHSHNVFVNSNQVIDNNPPLTNIFADNNSQIPVNLTKGAKTAGKESTTIDTDEGNRDSYISHYPTYIDPKSFMPEPAKTSLIEQILPWIVMLIIVIAFVWWWQDIHNQILQILAATEQPIE
- a CDS encoding alpha-hydroxy acid oxidase translates to MKDLSKITEIEDLRQVAARKVPRMFYDYVDSGSWTQTTYRNNETDFDRIKLRQRVLVDMENRSLATTMVGEKVAMPVAIAPTGFTGMMWADGEIHAARAAEKFGIPFSLSTMSICSIEDVAENTSAPFWFQLYVMRDQDFMANLIRRAKAANCSALILTADLQVLGQRHKDIKNGLSAPPKPTLANILNLMTKPEWCLNMLGTKRRTFGNIVGHAKDVEDISSLSAWTAEQFDPGLSWDDVARIKDQWGGKLIIKGIMEPEDAILAARSGADALVVSNHGGRQLDGAPSSIAALSDIVQAVRAENSQIEIWLDSGIRSGQDVLKAIALGANGTMIGRAFLYGLGAYGEDGVRRALELIYNECDITMAFCGHTDINKVTDDILVNGSYEQLKSALPYLAPMRW
- a CDS encoding glutaredoxin family protein; the protein is MTTNDYTAVKQLRDAITNQLPRFGDAEKSQQCWLLGTTGCHLCDIAEGLMRQLAAVEPIHYHYVDISDFDEALMMQLATAIPVVLTPTQRLDYPFSVLDLQQLIV
- the mtgA gene encoding monofunctional biosynthetic peptidoglycan transglycosylase, whose protein sequence is MTSFGSFFKRLLGAIILIIVAFHLLVAALLLIWKFQPINNSMFMLTHRLTGGEVTQQWVEYDAIAKSAKQAAIVSEDSTFSQHHGFDMKGIKDAQKKNEATGKTSAGGSTITQQLAKNLFLTSHRSYVRKADEAVITLMIETLWDKQRILTAYLNVAEFGNGIYGIEAAANHYFDKSAANLNRDESALLISMLTNPKYYQDNQGDRRLRNKQRIVKKRMKNAVLP